In Candidatus Pacearchaeota archaeon, the genomic stretch TAAGATACTTTTTGTTTTAGGAATTTTTGCTACCTTTAGATTGATGGCTAATATTCCAATCCCTGGAATTGATGTTGCAAAAATTCAGCAATTCTTTGCTGGCAATCAGTTCTTTGGAATGATGAACTTATTTACCGGAGGAGCATTAGACAAGGTTTCAATTGTTATGCTTGGTCTTGGACCTTACATCACAGCTGTTATCGTTTTCCAGCTTTTAACGATGATTTTTCCTCAGATTGAAAAATTATATAAAGAAGAAGGAGCAGCAGGGCAACAGAAATTTAATCAGTACTGTAGAATCGCTGGAGTGCCTTTAGCCATGATTCAAGGTTATGCAATGATATTTTATTTAAAATCTCAAGGAGTAATTGGAGCATTAGATCCAATGACTATTATTGCAGCTATCGCAGCAATTACTGCCGGTTCAACTTTAATGATGTGGTTAGGAGAATTAATTTCTGAAAAGGGAATTGGGAATGGAGTATCATTATTAATTTTTGCTGGTATCGTTGCTGATATTCCTAATAATATTCAAAAGGCTTTGTTAACTTTTGACCAAGGACAGATATTCTCATATGGTTTATTTTTAATTTTATCAATTGTAATTATTGCTGGAGTGGTTTTAATTAATGAAGGAAGAAGGAATATACCCGTATCTTATGCTAAGAGAGTTAGAGGAAACAAAATGTATGGCGGTGCTTCAACTTATTTACCTTTAAATATTAACCCAGCTGGAGTTATACCTGTCATCTTCGCCATTTCTATTCTAATGATTCCATCAATGCTTGCTTCATTCTTTAATTGGAGTTTTGTTAAAGACGCTTTAGGTAATGAGTGGGTTTATGGAATATTATATTTCTTATTAGTATTTGTTTTTACATTCTTCTATACCGCAGTTACATTTGATCCTAAGAGTGTTTCAACTAATTTACAAAAAATGGGAGGTTTTATTCCAGGAATTAGACCAGGTGAAAATACGGCTCAATTTTTACAATCAATTTTATCAAAAGTTTTAGTTGTTGGTGCAACTAGTTTGGGATTAATTGCTGTTATGCCTTCAATAGTCCAAGGCGTTACTGGAATCCAACAATTTAAATTTTTAATTGGGGGAACTGCTCTAATTATTATCGTTTCGGTAGCCCTAGATACAATGAAACAAATCAATTCTCAATTAGAAATGAGAGAATATGATTCATAATTAATTTAAGGAATAGAAGATTGGGGACAAACCAGTCTTCTATTTTTTTGTTTTGTATTTTATAATAAGACATAAGCATAAAAGAAAATATATGGAAAAGTCTCCTTTGATCTTAATACTATTGGGTAAGTCTGGTTCAGGAAAAGGAACTCAAGTCAATCTTTTGAAAGATAAGCTTGGGTTAGATTTTTTAGGTACGGGAGCATTACTGAGAGAAAGAAAAAAGGTGGGAGATTTTTCTGCTAAAAAGATCGCTGATGTTATTGATAATGGAGGAATTGTTCCTGCCCCAGTAGTTTTTAAATTATGGATGGAAAAGTTTGAAGAATTTAAAAATAGAAAAGAAGAATTTAAGGGAGTTATTCTTGATGGTTCTCCAAGGAAATTATTAGAGGCGAAATTATTAGACGACGCTTTGGGATGGTTTAATTGGGAAAAGCGGGTTAAGATTATGCTTATCGATATTTCTGATGAAGAAGCCATTAATAGAATCGCCAAAAGAAAGATTTGTCCTAAATGTGGAAACATCGTTATTGTTTCTGGTTCTAACGATTTAGATATTTGTTCAAATTGTGGAGAAAAATTGATTACTAGAGCAGAAGATACGATTGAAGGAACTAAAAAGAGATTAGAGTGGTTTAGAGATGAAGTTGAAGAAACAGTTAATCACTACGAATCAATGGGAAAATTGATAAAAATTAATGGAGAACAGTCAGTTGAAAATGTCTTCAATGATATCATGAAAGAAATTGAAAAAGATGATAACAATTAAAACAAAAGAAGAAATAGAGGTGATGGCTAAAGGTGGGAAAATACTGAAATCAATTGTTGATGAATTGGGTTCTCATGTTGCGATTGGTGTTTCAGGAATAGAGATGGAAAAAATGGCTGAAAAGATGATTAAAGAAAATGGAGGAGAATTTAGTTTTAAAGGACAGGACGGATTTCCGTCTTGTCTCTGTTTTTCTATTAACGAAGAAATAGTCCATGGAATTCCCGATAATAGGGTTTTAAAAAATGGAGACATTGTTTCTTTAGATTTGGGAATATTTTTTCCTTTGAATAAATTTGTTTCAGAGATTGATGAAAATAAATATCCTAACTTAAAAAAAGGATTTCATACGGATATGGCTAGAACCTACCTAGTTGGGGAGGTTAATCCTGAAATCCAAAGGCTCGTTAAAGCCACCAAAAAGGCTTTAAAGAGGGGTATTTCCAAGGTTAGGCCCGGAAACACGTTTGGTGAATTAGGCGAGGCGATATGCAGGTTTTCCGAACAACAGGGATTTAGTGCTATTAGGAACTTATGTGGCCATGGAATCGGAGCTGAATTGCACGAAGATCCAGATGTTTTAAATTATGGTAAGAAAAGCTGGGGAGAAGTGATGAAAGAGGGGATGGTTTTTTGTATTGAACCAATGCTTTCCATGGGAGATTATGAAATAAAAAAGAGGGGAATGGCATATATTACAGAAGACAAGTCTTTGTCTGCTCATTTTGAAGATATGGTAGTAGTTACTAAGGACGGAGTTAAGGTATTGACAGAATAATATATTATATTTATAATATAGAAAGGTAAAATATTGAGGAACGAATAAAGTATAGAAGTTTTTATATATTTTATCCGTTCCTTTAAAAGCTAGCTTGGAGCGGTCGGTACTACAGCGAGACTGTAAGTATAAAGGAGGAACTATTAATGGACCAAGAAGAGCAGCATATAATAGCAAGGAATAGAGTGCTTGATGTTTTTGGGGTCGATATCGACCAGGAAGATTTCGAAGGGCCATATCCCGTTCGACCAAAAAGTCGTTAACTCTAAACCGCAAAAAGATCTAATTAATTTTAGTCTTTTTTTGTAAAAATTAACTTAAAATGATAGAATATCTGTATGAATAATAAAGAAACAGAACTAAGATACGATTTATTAAACGATGACTGGGTCATTGTTTCTCCGATTCGTGCTGATAGATATAAAAAGAAGGCAATTATAGGTTGTCCGTTTTGCAACATTAAAACACAAGAAAAGCCTGTTTTAGTTTATTCAAATGGCATAAGGAGTGATAATAAAGATATTAAAGATTGGACAACTATTGTTATTCCTAATAAATATCCTGTTTTTGTTCCTTTTCAAAAAAATAAAAAAGAAAAAGAAAACGATATTTATTCTAAAATTAAATCTGCTGGATTCCATGAATTAGTTATAACAAAAGACCATGAAAAAAGTTTAGCTCTTTTACCATTAGACAAAATTAAAGAAGTTTTTACTTGCTATCAAGAAAGAATTGTTGAATTTAGAAATTATAATTTTGTTAAGAATGTTGTTATTTTCCATAATCATGGCAAAGAAGCTGGGTCAAGCCAGTCTCATCCTCATTCACAGATTTTAACTGTTCCTTTGATTGATAAAGAATTCAGGATTACACTAGATAATCACAGTAAATATTTTAAAGAAAACAAGGAGTGTCTTAGGTGCAAAGTGAATAAAGAGGAAAAGAAGTTTAAAAAAAGAATTGTTTTTGAAAATAAAGATTTTATTGCTTATATTCCTTTTGCTCCTAAATTTACGTTCCAGACAATAATTACCCCCCAAAAACATTCTTCAAGGTTTGAGGAAATTACTGAAAAAGAAAAAGAAAGTTTAGCTGAAATATTAAAGAAGATATTATCAAGGATGTATAAAGGATTAAAGAATCCTCCCTACAATTTTTATTTACATACCGCTCCATTAGATAAAGAATATCCATGCTTTCATTGGTATATTTCTGTCTTTCCGAGAAGATATCCGTTAGCTGGATTTGAAATGGGAGCTCAGATGGAAGTACTCTCTAGTAGTCCCGAGGATCAAGCTTTATTCTTAAGAAAACAAAAATAAATAAAACATATGAAACCACTAATTGTTGCTAATTGGAAATGTAATCCTAAAAGCTTATCAGAAGCAAAGGAGTTATTAGAAAAAGTAATTAATGGAATTAATGAAGAAGACGTTATTATCTGTCCTCCGTTTGTTTTTATTAATTCTTTAATCAGCGATAAGATTCCTTTTGGCGCACAAAACTGTTTTGATAAAGAAGGAGCTTTTACGGGAGAAAA encodes the following:
- the galT gene encoding galactose-1-phosphate uridylyltransferase — its product is MNNKETELRYDLLNDDWVIVSPIRADRYKKKAIIGCPFCNIKTQEKPVLVYSNGIRSDNKDIKDWTTIVIPNKYPVFVPFQKNKKEKENDIYSKIKSAGFHELVITKDHEKSLALLPLDKIKEVFTCYQERIVEFRNYNFVKNVVIFHNHGKEAGSSQSHPHSQILTVPLIDKEFRITLDNHSKYFKENKECLRCKVNKEEKKFKKRIVFENKDFIAYIPFAPKFTFQTIITPQKHSSRFEEITEKEKESLAEILKKILSRMYKGLKNPPYNFYLHTAPLDKEYPCFHWYISVFPRRYPLAGFEMGAQMEVLSSSPEDQALFLRKQK
- a CDS encoding nucleoside monophosphate kinase, producing the protein MEKSPLILILLGKSGSGKGTQVNLLKDKLGLDFLGTGALLRERKKVGDFSAKKIADVIDNGGIVPAPVVFKLWMEKFEEFKNRKEEFKGVILDGSPRKLLEAKLLDDALGWFNWEKRVKIMLIDISDEEAINRIAKRKICPKCGNIVIVSGSNDLDICSNCGEKLITRAEDTIEGTKKRLEWFRDEVEETVNHYESMGKLIKINGEQSVENVFNDIMKEIEKDDNN
- the map gene encoding type I methionyl aminopeptidase; protein product: MITIKTKEEIEVMAKGGKILKSIVDELGSHVAIGVSGIEMEKMAEKMIKENGGEFSFKGQDGFPSCLCFSINEEIVHGIPDNRVLKNGDIVSLDLGIFFPLNKFVSEIDENKYPNLKKGFHTDMARTYLVGEVNPEIQRLVKATKKALKRGISKVRPGNTFGELGEAICRFSEQQGFSAIRNLCGHGIGAELHEDPDVLNYGKKSWGEVMKEGMVFCIEPMLSMGDYEIKKRGMAYITEDKSLSAHFEDMVVVTKDGVKVLTE
- the secY gene encoding preprotein translocase subunit SecY — translated: MFKKITEIFKAKDLRYKILFVLGIFATFRLMANIPIPGIDVAKIQQFFAGNQFFGMMNLFTGGALDKVSIVMLGLGPYITAVIVFQLLTMIFPQIEKLYKEEGAAGQQKFNQYCRIAGVPLAMIQGYAMIFYLKSQGVIGALDPMTIIAAIAAITAGSTLMMWLGELISEKGIGNGVSLLIFAGIVADIPNNIQKALLTFDQGQIFSYGLFLILSIVIIAGVVLINEGRRNIPVSYAKRVRGNKMYGGASTYLPLNINPAGVIPVIFAISILMIPSMLASFFNWSFVKDALGNEWVYGILYFLLVFVFTFFYTAVTFDPKSVSTNLQKMGGFIPGIRPGENTAQFLQSILSKVLVVGATSLGLIAVMPSIVQGVTGIQQFKFLIGGTALIIIVSVALDTMKQINSQLEMREYDS